In the genome of Streptococcus oralis, one region contains:
- the pulA gene encoding type I pullulanase, which produces MYNYPVLLHFHRKNGDYTACSFSTDRDENKCSLTSETTYFGLQFSFTVTSQEKVDSFTFKAEIDGVLKEYLVRFNYYPLLTEAWILEGDETVYYSENPAIASPYYKDQNPFAFDKAIHSASFDHHWGYQGELGYSLSDYQTSFKLWAPTATAVQVVVYENTSNDAPIWKTFNLERGNSYSYSHKYNTIGVWSVDLDENLAGKAYQYQIEFPHHQTLTRDPYTIATSPDGKRSVILSHQDRQVEGFEVKHGTKAPWRLENPCKAVICEMHIRDFTKSSTSGVPEELRGTFLGAAQTGTVNQYGQATAFDYIKELGCNYVQLQPIFDRHKEYDENGNVTYNWGYDPQNYNAPETSFSSNPDDPGQVIRDLKTMIQAYHDAGIGVIMDVVYNHTFSTVDAPFQTTVPDYFYRMNRDGTFQNGTGVGNETASEHEMFRKYMIDSILYWVKEYNIDGFRFDLMGIHDVKTMQAIRWALDEVDPRILTYGEGWDMGTGLAPYDKAKKDNAHQMPNIGFFNDNQRDAIKGGEVYGAIKSGFVSGAATEPIVAKAILGSRELGSYLSPNQVLNYVEAHDNYNLHDLLATLHPDKSSDQIMRKVETATAMNLLMQGMSFMELGQEFGRTKLIPTGEHGELTPADRERAMNSYNAPDSVNQVNWDLINERQDSIEFIRQIIRLKTQICAFSYPTYEEIYRHVFVHTAAENSGWIVYEIHGGSEHLLVVFNAKGTSFYFENAGKLEMFLTNSRSKQENVIDDISVAVLKVLS; this is translated from the coding sequence ATGTACAATTATCCCGTTCTTCTCCATTTTCATAGAAAAAATGGAGATTATACAGCTTGCTCATTTAGCACAGACCGAGATGAAAACAAATGCTCTTTAACTTCAGAGACCACTTATTTTGGTCTTCAGTTTTCTTTTACCGTGACCAGTCAGGAGAAGGTAGATAGTTTCACCTTCAAAGCCGAGATAGATGGTGTATTAAAAGAATATCTTGTACGTTTTAACTACTATCCCTTGCTGACAGAAGCATGGATTTTAGAGGGAGATGAGACTGTGTATTATTCAGAAAATCCAGCTATTGCTAGTCCATATTATAAGGATCAGAATCCATTTGCCTTTGATAAAGCCATCCATAGCGCAAGCTTTGATCATCACTGGGGATACCAAGGAGAACTAGGTTACAGCCTTTCAGATTATCAGACAAGCTTTAAACTTTGGGCTCCAACAGCTACAGCTGTTCAGGTGGTTGTCTATGAAAACACTAGTAACGATGCACCGATTTGGAAAACATTTAATCTAGAGCGTGGGAATAGCTATTCATACAGTCATAAGTACAATACCATTGGTGTTTGGAGTGTAGACCTGGATGAAAATCTTGCAGGTAAAGCTTATCAGTATCAGATTGAATTTCCTCACCACCAGACTTTGACGAGAGATCCGTACACGATTGCCACAAGTCCTGACGGCAAACGTTCCGTAATTCTTTCTCATCAAGACAGACAAGTAGAAGGATTCGAAGTCAAACATGGTACGAAAGCTCCTTGGCGTTTGGAAAATCCATGTAAAGCAGTTATCTGTGAAATGCATATTCGTGATTTTACCAAATCGTCTACATCTGGTGTTCCTGAAGAACTCCGTGGAACCTTCTTGGGTGCTGCTCAGACTGGAACGGTTAACCAATACGGTCAAGCAACCGCCTTTGACTATATCAAAGAACTTGGTTGTAACTATGTTCAACTTCAACCTATCTTTGATCGCCATAAGGAATATGACGAGAACGGAAATGTAACCTATAACTGGGGCTATGACCCTCAAAACTACAATGCTCCAGAAACAAGTTTCTCTAGTAATCCAGATGATCCCGGACAAGTTATTCGAGACCTCAAGACCATGATTCAGGCTTATCATGATGCGGGAATCGGTGTCATTATGGATGTGGTTTATAACCATACCTTCTCAACAGTGGACGCTCCATTCCAGACAACTGTTCCCGATTATTTCTATCGTATGAATCGTGATGGAACTTTTCAAAACGGTACGGGGGTAGGAAATGAAACTGCAAGTGAACATGAGATGTTCCGCAAGTATATGATTGATTCCATTCTCTATTGGGTGAAAGAATACAATATTGACGGTTTCCGTTTCGACTTGATGGGCATTCATGATGTCAAAACTATGCAGGCAATTCGTTGGGCACTGGATGAGGTTGATCCGCGTATTCTCACTTATGGAGAAGGCTGGGATATGGGAACAGGTCTTGCTCCTTATGACAAGGCTAAGAAGGATAACGCCCACCAGATGCCAAATATAGGTTTCTTCAACGATAATCAGCGTGATGCGATCAAAGGAGGAGAAGTTTATGGAGCAATCAAATCAGGATTTGTGAGTGGTGCTGCTACAGAACCAATCGTCGCCAAGGCTATTCTTGGTAGCCGAGAGTTGGGATCTTATCTCAGTCCAAACCAGGTTCTCAACTATGTTGAAGCTCATGACAATTACAATCTTCATGACTTGCTAGCAACCCTTCATCCTGATAAGAGTTCCGACCAGATTATGCGCAAGGTTGAGACAGCGACAGCTATGAATCTTCTCATGCAAGGTATGTCCTTTATGGAACTTGGTCAAGAGTTTGGACGAACTAAGTTGATTCCAACTGGTGAACATGGAGAACTAACTCCTGCAGACCGAGAACGTGCTATGAATAGCTATAATGCTCCGGACAGTGTTAACCAAGTCAACTGGGATCTGATCAATGAACGCCAAGACAGTATCGAGTTTATTCGTCAGATTATCCGCCTAAAAACGCAAATCTGTGCCTTCTCTTATCCAACATATGAAGAAATTTACCGTCATGTCTTTGTCCACACGGCTGCTGAAAATAGTGGCTGGATTGTTTACGAGATTCACGGTGGATCAGAACATCTATTAGTGGTATTTAATGCTAAGGGAACCTCCTTCTACTTTGAAAATGCAGGTAAGCTTGAAATGTTCCTTACCAACAGTCGTTCAAAACAAGAAAATGTTATTGATGATATTAGTGTCGCAGTTTTAAAAGTGCTCTCATAA
- the ligA gene encoding NAD-dependent DNA ligase LigA, which produces MNERMNELVALLNRYATEYYTSDNPSVSDSEYDRLYRELVELEAAYPDQVLADSPTHRVGGKVLDGFEKYSHQYPLYSLQDAFSREELEAFDARVRKELPHPTYICELKIDGLSISLTYEKGILVAGATRGDGSIGENITENLKRVKDIPLTLPEELDITVRGECYMPRASFDLVNQARQENGEPEFANPRNAAAGTLRQLDTAVVAKRNLATFLYQEASPSTRDSQEKVLKHLEQLGFVVNPKRILAESIDEIWEFIQEVGQEREKLPYDIDGVVIKVNDLAGQEELGFTVKAPKWAVAYKFPAEEKEAQLLSVDWTVGRTGVVTPTANLTPVQLAGTTVSRATLHNVDYIAEKDIRKDDTVIVYKAGDIIPAVLRVVESKRVSEEKLDIPTNCPSCDNQLLHFEDEVALRCINPRCPAQIMEGLIHFASRDAMNITGLGPSIVEKLFAANLVKDVADIYRLKVEDFLLLEGVKEKSASKLFQAIQASKENSAEKLLFGLGIRHVGSKASQLLLQHFHSIENLAQADPEEVASIESLGSVIAQSLQTYFATEGSKILLDELKEAGVNLDYKGQTVVADAALSGLTVVLTGKLERLTRSEAKSKLESLGAKVTGSVSKKTNLVVAGADAGSKLQKAQELGIEIRDEAWLESL; this is translated from the coding sequence ATGAATGAAAGAATGAATGAGTTAGTTGCCTTACTTAACCGCTATGCGACCGAGTACTATACGAGTGACAATCCCTCGGTTTCAGATAGCGAGTATGATCGCCTCTACAGAGAGTTGGTCGAGTTGGAAGCTGCCTATCCAGATCAAGTTTTAGCAGACAGTCCAACCCATCGTGTTGGTGGTAAGGTTTTAGATGGTTTTGAAAAATACAGTCATCAGTATCCTCTTTATAGTTTGCAGGACGCTTTTTCACGTGAGGAGTTAGAAGCTTTTGATGCGCGTGTTCGCAAGGAGTTACCCCATCCTACCTATATCTGTGAGTTGAAAATCGATGGTTTGTCTATTTCTCTTACTTATGAAAAGGGGATTTTGGTCGCTGGGGCGACACGTGGTGATGGTTCTATTGGTGAGAATATCACAGAAAATCTCAAGCGCGTCAAGGATATTCCTTTGACCTTACCAGAAGAACTTGATATTACAGTTCGTGGGGAGTGTTACATGCCACGCGCTTCCTTTGATCTGGTCAACCAAGCCCGCCAAGAAAATGGAGAGCCTGAATTTGCCAATCCTCGTAATGCAGCTGCAGGAACCCTCCGTCAGTTGGATACAGCAGTAGTGGCCAAGCGTAATCTTGCGACTTTCCTCTATCAAGAAGCCAGCCCTTCAACTCGCGACAGCCAAGAAAAGGTTTTGAAGCATCTTGAACAGCTTGGATTTGTAGTTAATCCTAAACGAATTCTGGCTGAAAGCATAGATGAGATATGGGAGTTCATTCAAGAAGTAGGACAAGAACGGGAGAAACTGCCCTACGATATTGATGGAGTGGTAATCAAGGTTAATGACCTAGCAGGTCAAGAAGAGCTTGGCTTTACCGTTAAAGCGCCCAAGTGGGCAGTCGCCTACAAATTTCCCGCTGAAGAAAAAGAAGCCCAGCTCCTTTCAGTTGACTGGACAGTAGGTCGTACGGGTGTTGTGACTCCGACTGCCAATCTAACACCTGTCCAGCTTGCTGGGACAACCGTTAGCCGTGCGACCCTTCATAACGTAGATTATATCGCTGAAAAGGATATTCGCAAAGACGATACAGTTATCGTTTATAAGGCTGGAGACATTATTCCTGCTGTTTTGCGTGTGGTAGAGTCCAAGCGTGTTTCTGAAGAAAAACTAGATATTCCGACTAATTGTCCAAGTTGTGACAATCAATTGCTTCATTTTGAAGATGAAGTAGCCCTGCGTTGTATCAATCCTCGCTGCCCTGCCCAAATCATGGAAGGTTTGATTCACTTTGCCTCTCGAGATGCCATGAATATTACAGGACTTGGTCCATCTATCGTTGAAAAACTTTTTGCTGCTAATCTGGTTAAGGATGTGGCGGATATTTATCGTCTGAAAGTAGAAGATTTCCTCCTTTTAGAGGGTGTCAAGGAAAAGTCAGCCTCTAAACTGTTCCAGGCCATTCAAGCATCCAAGGAAAACTCTGCTGAAAAGCTCTTGTTTGGTCTGGGAATTCGCCATGTCGGAAGCAAGGCTAGCCAACTCTTGCTCCAACATTTCCACTCTATTGAAAATCTAGCCCAAGCTGATCCAGAGGAAGTGGCAAGTATTGAAAGCTTGGGTAGTGTAATTGCACAAAGCCTTCAGACTTATTTTGCTACAGAAGGGTCGAAGATTCTCTTAGACGAGTTGAAAGAAGCTGGAGTTAATCTGGACTACAAAGGACAGACAGTAGTAGCAGATGCGGCCTTGTCAGGTTTGACCGTTGTGCTAACGGGGAAATTGGAACGCCTCACTCGCTCTGAAGCCAAAAGTAAACTCGAAAGTCTTGGTGCCAAAGTCACAGGCAGTGTTTCTAAGAAAACGAATCTTGTCGTAGCAGGAGCAGATGCAGGAAGCAAGCTCCAAAAAGCGCAAGAACTTGGTATCGAGATTCGCGATGAGGCCTGGCTAGAAAGTTTGTAA
- a CDS encoding MFS transporter, which translates to MNRHAIQLISRGAINKIGNMLYDYGNSVWLASMGTIGQTVLGIYQISELVTSILVNPFGGVISDRFSRRKILMTTDLICGVLCLAISFIRNDSLMVTALIFANIVQAVAFAFSRTANKAIITEVVEKDEIVTYNARLELVLQVVGVSSPVLSFIVLQFASLHMTLVLDAISFFIAFCLVALLPQKEIQVHEKKSFSWKDVFIDMKAGLHYIWHQKEIFFLLLVASSVNFFFAAFEFLLPFSNRLYGVEGAYASILTMGAIGSIIGALLASKIKASVYNLLILLAFTGVGVFMMGLPLPTFLSFSGNLVCELFMTIFNIHFFTQVQTKVEGEYLGRVLSTIFTLAILFMPIAKGFMTVLPSVHLFSFLIIGSGVIILSCLSLVYVRNHFNKES; encoded by the coding sequence ATGAATCGACATGCAATCCAGTTGATTAGTCGTGGGGCTATTAATAAGATAGGAAATATGCTCTATGATTATGGAAATAGTGTTTGGTTGGCATCAATGGGAACGATAGGACAGACTGTTCTTGGGATTTATCAGATTTCTGAACTCGTCACATCCATTCTGGTCAATCCCTTTGGCGGAGTGATTTCAGACCGCTTTTCGCGTCGCAAAATTTTGATGACGACAGACTTGATTTGTGGCGTTCTTTGCTTAGCTATTTCTTTCATCAGAAATGATAGCTTGATGGTCACTGCCTTGATTTTTGCCAATATTGTGCAGGCGGTTGCCTTTGCATTTTCTCGTACTGCTAATAAAGCCATCATAACTGAGGTTGTAGAGAAAGATGAGATTGTGACCTATAATGCTCGCTTAGAGCTCGTTTTGCAGGTTGTAGGTGTTAGCTCCCCTGTACTTTCTTTCATCGTTTTACAATTTGCCAGTCTCCATATGACGCTCGTTTTAGATGCCATTAGTTTTTTCATCGCATTTTGTTTAGTGGCTCTTCTTCCCCAAAAAGAAATCCAAGTACATGAGAAAAAGAGTTTTAGTTGGAAAGACGTCTTTATTGATATGAAGGCTGGACTACACTATATTTGGCATCAGAAGGAGATTTTTTTCCTTTTGTTAGTAGCTTCCAGTGTTAATTTCTTTTTTGCAGCCTTTGAATTTCTCCTCCCTTTTTCAAATCGACTATACGGGGTAGAAGGAGCTTATGCAAGTATTTTGACTATGGGCGCTATTGGTTCGATTATCGGAGCTCTTCTAGCTAGTAAAATAAAGGCAAGTGTTTATAATCTTTTGATTCTATTGGCTTTTACTGGAGTTGGAGTTTTTATGATGGGATTACCACTGCCAACTTTTCTTTCCTTTTCTGGAAATTTAGTTTGTGAACTGTTTATGACGATATTTAATATTCACTTTTTTACTCAGGTGCAAACCAAGGTTGAGGGGGAATACTTGGGAAGAGTATTAAGCACAATTTTTACCTTAGCCATTCTATTTATGCCGATTGCAAAAGGATTTATGACAGTGCTGCCAAGTGTTCATCTCTTTTCTTTCTTGATAATTGGAAGCGGGGTTATCATCCTATCTTGTCTATCTCTCGTTTATGTGCGAAATCATTTTAACAAAGAGTCATAA
- a CDS encoding MutR family transcriptional regulator, with product MKHLGKVFREFRTSGKYSLKEAAGESCSTSQLSRFELGESDLAVSRFFEILDNIHVTIENFMDKARDFQNHEHVALMAQIIPLYYSNDIAGFQKLQKEQLEKAKSSTNPLYFELNWILLQGLICQRDARYTMRQSDLEKVADYLFQTEEWTMYELILFGNLYTFYNVDYVARIGREVMEREDYYKEIGRHRKLVLILALNCYQHCLENRSFADADYFEGYVEKLIGNGIKLYERNIFHYLKGFALYQRDLKEEGCSQMQEAMHIFDVLGLPEQVAYYQEHYEKFVKD from the coding sequence ATGAAACATCTAGGAAAGGTATTTCGTGAATTTCGAACAAGTGGGAAGTACTCCTTGAAAGAGGCGGCAGGTGAATCATGTTCAACCTCTCAGTTATCTCGCTTCGAGCTTGGGGAGTCTGATCTAGCAGTTTCTCGGTTCTTTGAGATTTTGGACAATATTCATGTGACTATTGAAAATTTCATGGACAAGGCTAGGGATTTTCAAAATCATGAACATGTTGCCTTAATGGCACAGATTATTCCGCTTTACTACTCAAATGATATTGCAGGTTTTCAAAAGCTTCAAAAGGAACAGCTTGAGAAAGCAAAGAGTTCGACCAATCCCCTCTATTTTGAGCTGAATTGGATTCTGCTACAAGGTCTGATTTGTCAAAGAGATGCTCGTTACACGATGAGGCAGAGTGATTTGGAAAAGGTAGCAGATTATCTTTTTCAAACAGAAGAATGGACTATGTATGAGTTGATTCTTTTCGGGAATCTCTATACTTTCTACAATGTGGACTATGTGGCTCGGATTGGCAGAGAAGTGATGGAGAGGGAAGACTACTACAAGGAAATTGGTCGGCATCGTAAACTTGTTTTGATTTTAGCTCTTAACTGTTACCAGCATTGTTTGGAAAACCGTTCCTTTGCGGATGCGGACTATTTTGAGGGCTATGTAGAGAAGTTGATTGGAAATGGTATCAAGCTTTATGAGCGCAATATCTTCCATTATCTCAAAGGTTTTGCCCTCTACCAGAGAGACTTGAAAGAAGAGGGGTGTAGTCAGATGCAAGAAGCCATGCATATTTTTGATGTTCTTGGACTTCCTGAGCAAGTGGCTTACTATCAGGAACATTACGAGAAATTTGTAAAAGATTAA
- a CDS encoding ABC-F family ATP-binding cassette domain-containing protein encodes MIILQANKIERSFAGEVLFDNINLQVDERDRIALVGKNGAGKSTLLKILVGEEEPTSGEINKKKDISLSYLAQDSRFESENTIYDEMLHVFDDLRRTEKQLRQMELEMGEKSGEDLDKLMADYDRLSENFRQAGGFTYEADIRAILNGFKFDESMWQMKIAELSGGQNTRLALAKMLLEKPNLLVLDEPTNHLDIETIAWLENYLVNYSGALIIVSHDRYFLDKVATVTLDLTKHSLDRYVGNYSRFVEQKEQKLATEAKNYEKQQKEIAALEDFVNRNLVRASTTKRAQSRRKQLEKMERLDKPEAGKKSANMTFQSERTSGNVVLTVENAAIGYDGEILSEPINLDLRKMNAVAIVGPNGIGKSTFIKSIVDQIPFIKGEKRFGANVEVGYYDQTQSKLIPSNTVLDELWNDFKLTPEVEIRNRLGAFLFSGDDVKKSVGMLSGGEKARLLLAKLSMENNNFLILDEPTNHLDIDSKEVLENALIDFDGTLLFVSHDRYFINRVATHVLELSENGSTLYLGDYDYYVEKKAEVEASQTEEASMSNQAKEASPANDYQVQKESQKEARKLMRQIESLEAEIEELEAQSQAISEQMLETNDAEKLMELQAELDKISHRQEEAMLEWEELSEQV; translated from the coding sequence ATGATTATTTTACAAGCTAATAAAATTGAACGTTCATTTGCAGGAGAGGTTCTTTTTGATAATATCAATTTGCAAGTAGATGAACGAGACCGAATTGCCCTCGTTGGGAAAAATGGTGCAGGTAAGTCTACTCTTTTAAAGATTTTGGTTGGGGAAGAGGAGCCAACTAGTGGAGAAATCAATAAGAAAAAAGATATTTCTCTGTCTTACCTAGCCCAAGATAGCCGTTTTGAGTCTGAAAATACCATCTACGATGAGATGCTTCATGTCTTTGATGACTTACGTCGGACGGAGAAGCAACTTCGTCAGATGGAGTTGGAGATGGGTGAAAAGTCTGGTGAGGATTTGGATAAACTGATGGCGGATTACGACCGCTTATCTGAGAATTTTCGTCAAGCAGGCGGCTTTACCTACGAAGCTGATATCCGTGCTATCTTAAATGGATTCAAGTTTGACGAATCTATGTGGCAGATGAAAATTGCCGAGCTTTCTGGTGGTCAAAATACTCGTCTGGCACTGGCTAAAATGCTCCTTGAAAAGCCCAATCTCTTGGTCCTGGACGAGCCAACCAACCATTTGGATATCGAAACCATTGCCTGGTTGGAAAATTACCTAGTAAATTATAGTGGTGCCCTGATTATTGTTAGCCACGACCGTTATTTTTTGGACAAGGTTGCGACGGTTACACTCGATTTGACTAAGCATTCCTTGGATCGTTATGTAGGCAATTACTCTCGTTTCGTTGAACAAAAAGAGCAAAAGCTAGCAACGGAAGCTAAGAACTATGAAAAGCAGCAGAAGGAAATCGCTGCTCTGGAAGACTTTGTCAATCGTAATCTAGTACGAGCTTCGACAACCAAACGTGCCCAATCTCGCCGGAAACAATTGGAAAAAATGGAGCGTTTGGACAAACCTGAAGCTGGTAAGAAATCAGCCAACATGACCTTTCAATCTGAAAGAACGTCTGGGAATGTTGTCCTGACTGTTGAAAATGCAGCCATTGGTTATGATGGGGAGATATTGTCAGAGCCTATTAACCTTGACCTTCGTAAGATGAACGCTGTTGCGATTGTCGGACCAAATGGTATTGGCAAGTCAACCTTTATCAAGTCAATAGTAGACCAGATCCCTTTTATCAAGGGAGAAAAGCGTTTTGGTGCCAATGTTGAGGTTGGCTACTATGACCAAACCCAAAGCAAGCTAATACCAAGTAATACTGTTCTGGATGAACTTTGGAATGATTTTAAACTGACACCAGAAGTTGAAATCCGCAACCGCCTTGGTGCCTTCCTTTTCTCAGGAGATGATGTTAAAAAGTCAGTCGGCATGCTGTCAGGTGGCGAGAAAGCTCGTTTGCTTCTTGCAAAACTTTCAATGGAAAACAATAACTTCCTGATTCTTGACGAGCCGACCAACCACTTGGACATTGATAGCAAGGAAGTTTTGGAAAATGCCCTGATTGACTTCGATGGAACCCTTCTTTTCGTCAGCCATGACCGTTATTTTATCAACCGTGTCGCCACTCATGTTTTGGAATTGTCTGAGAATGGTTCGACCCTCTATCTAGGAGATTATGACTACTATGTTGAGAAGAAAGCAGAAGTAGAAGCAAGCCAGACAGAGGAAGCTTCAATGAGTAATCAAGCAAAAGAAGCAAGTCCAGCTAATGACTACCAGGTACAAAAAGAAAGTCAAAAAGAAGCCCGCAAGCTCATGCGTCAAATCGAGAGTTTGGAAGCTGAAATCGAAGAGTTAGAAGCTCAAAGTCAAGCCATTTCTGAACAAATGTTGGAAACCAACGACGCCGAAAAACTCATGGAATTGCAGGCTGAACTGGACAAAATTAGCCATCGTCAGGAAGAAGCTATGCTTGAGTGGGAAGAATTATCAGAGCAGGTGTAA
- a CDS encoding phospho-sugar mutase — MTYQENYQKWIDFAELPDYLRQDLEDMDEKTKEDAFYTNLEFGTAGMRGLIGAGTNRINIYVVRQATEGLARLIESKGENEKERGVAIAYDSRHFSPEFAFESAAVLAKHGIKSYVFESLRPTPELSFAVRHLNCFAGIMITASHNPAPFNGYKVYGEDGGQMPPHDADALTTYIRAIENPFAVEVADVEAEKASGLIEVIGEAVDVEYLKEVKDVNINPALIEEFGKDMKIVYTPLHGTGEMLARRALAQAGFDSVQVVEAQATPDPDFSTVKSPNPENQAAFALAEELGRQVGADVLVATDPDADRVGVEVLQKDGSYLNLSGNQIGAIMAKYILEAHKSAGTLPENAALCKSIVSTDLVTKIAESYGATMFNVLTGFKFIAEKIQEFEEKHNHTYMMGFEESFGYLIKPFVRDKDAIQAVLVVAELAAYYRSRGLTLADGIEEIYKEYGYYAEKTISVTLSGVDGAEQIKAIMAKFRNNAPKEWNATAITVVEDFKAQTSTTTDGTVTTLTTPPSDVLKYTLADGSWIAVRPSGTEPKIKFYIAVVGESNEDSQAKIANIEAEINAFVK, encoded by the coding sequence ATGACTTACCAAGAAAATTATCAAAAATGGATAGATTTTGCTGAACTTCCAGACTACCTTCGTCAAGATTTGGAAGATATGGACGAAAAAACAAAGGAAGATGCCTTTTATACCAATCTTGAATTTGGTACTGCTGGTATGCGTGGCTTGATCGGCGCTGGTACAAATCGCATCAACATCTACGTTGTTCGTCAAGCAACTGAAGGTTTGGCTCGTTTGATTGAGTCAAAAGGTGAAAATGAAAAAGAACGTGGTGTGGCAATTGCCTACGATAGCCGTCACTTCTCACCTGAGTTTGCCTTTGAATCTGCTGCAGTTCTTGCTAAACACGGTATCAAATCTTACGTATTTGAAAGCCTTCGTCCAACTCCAGAACTTTCATTTGCAGTTCGTCACCTCAACTGTTTTGCAGGTATCATGATTACTGCCAGCCATAACCCTGCTCCATTTAATGGTTACAAGGTTTATGGTGAAGACGGTGGACAAATGCCTCCACACGACGCGGACGCTTTGACAACTTACATCCGTGCAATCGAAAATCCATTTGCTGTGGAAGTTGCCGATGTAGAAGCGGAAAAAGCTTCTGGCTTGATTGAAGTTATCGGCGAAGCTGTCGATGTTGAATACCTCAAAGAAGTAAAAGATGTCAACATCAACCCAGCCTTGATTGAAGAGTTTGGTAAAGACATGAAGATTGTCTACACACCACTTCATGGTACTGGTGAAATGTTGGCTCGCCGTGCTCTTGCACAAGCAGGATTTGACTCAGTTCAAGTCGTTGAAGCCCAAGCAACTCCAGACCCAGACTTCTCAACTGTTAAATCTCCAAACCCAGAAAACCAAGCAGCCTTTGCACTTGCTGAAGAACTCGGCCGTCAAGTTGGTGCTGATGTTCTTGTGGCGACTGACCCAGACGCTGACCGTGTTGGTGTTGAAGTTCTTCAAAAAGATGGTAGCTACCTCAACCTTTCAGGTAACCAAATCGGTGCTATCATGGCTAAATACATCTTGGAAGCTCATAAGAGTGCTGGAACACTTCCTGAAAATGCTGCTCTCTGCAAATCCATCGTATCAACAGACTTGGTAACGAAGATTGCTGAAAGCTACGGCGCAACTATGTTCAATGTCTTGACAGGTTTCAAATTTATCGCTGAAAAAATCCAAGAATTCGAAGAAAAACACAATCACACCTACATGATGGGATTTGAAGAAAGCTTCGGTTACTTGATTAAGCCATTCGTACGTGATAAAGATGCTATCCAAGCCGTTCTTGTCGTTGCTGAACTTGCTGCTTACTATCGTTCACGTGGTTTGACACTTGCTGACGGTATCGAAGAAATCTACAAAGAATATGGCTACTACGCTGAAAAGACCATCTCTGTTACCCTTTCTGGTGTCGATGGTGCAGAACAAATCAAAGCAATCATGGCTAAATTCCGTAACAATGCTCCAAAAGAATGGAACGCAACAGCTATCACTGTTGTAGAAGACTTTAAAGCACAAACTTCTACTACTACAGATGGTACTGTGACAACTTTGACTACTCCTCCAAGTGATGTATTGAAATACACACTTGCTGACGGTTCATGGATTGCTGTTCGCCCTTCTGGTACTGAACCAAAAATCAAGTTCTACATTGCCGTTGTGGGCGAAAGCAACGAAGACTCACAAGCTAAGATTGCTAACATCGAAGCGGAAATCAATGCGTTTGTGAAATAA